A part of Polyangiaceae bacterium genomic DNA contains:
- a CDS encoding DUF1588 domain-containing protein — protein MTTPKTRTRVRLASCLTMLVGAGLLAGATGGCSSASDEETAGSGACLSNRAFFAQKVWGPVVSKTCINCHSPDGVAVEEGAEFQLLPPGYPGFLDTNMKAIAEMSKIESEGKSVVLRKPLGELDHGGGVQLAPDSKEYKALSELIQRFQQAESCPESAAAASFPDVQLLGELGTFRKASLQLTGRLPSADEIEELRAGGLDVLPGKLDALFDDPAFYDWLKLQYNDMFLTDRYLGYNGYALNILNDNQFPYASDAYDNFTDEEKAKANRAVAREPLELIAYIVKNDLPFSEILTADYTMMNPYSAPMYNAQVEFNNPTDDTEFKPGHIQAQLESGMVAWPTAGLLTSPMWLNRFPTTRTNRNRHRARMVMKFFLATDILAVVNRPINADETAKYQNPTRDDPTCTGCHRQLDPIAGAFQKFDENDQEKYVPDQSWHAEMFPPGFGKEDMETSDFGNAPAWLAERLVKDRRFPLSAVHTMFKALTGHEPLAYPADSEATNFADQLKAWEAQDATFRAIVDKFTESNFNLKTVIREIILSPYYRATDASSSDAARQTQLSNVGTARFDSPESLAEKITAVTGFPWTRGWDTNQYLKSDYKILYGGIDSDTVTQRLNAPNGVMANVVWRMANEVSCASSAFDFTLSPTDRYLFPYVEPSQAPETESGDAVPDAVADIKKNIQYLHAHFLGEDLALDNTEIQQTYQLFYESWKEGVGKVQGGDLDKGLEWRCRARTDRFTGADLPEGQRLEQDENYVIRAWMAVITYLLADYKFLHD, from the coding sequence ATGACGACTCCAAAGACACGCACCCGCGTAAGACTCGCCTCGTGCTTGACGATGCTCGTTGGGGCTGGCCTGCTGGCCGGCGCCACGGGTGGCTGCTCGAGCGCGTCTGACGAAGAGACTGCCGGCTCCGGCGCGTGCTTGAGCAATCGGGCCTTCTTCGCACAGAAGGTGTGGGGGCCCGTGGTCTCAAAGACTTGCATCAACTGCCACTCTCCGGATGGCGTGGCGGTGGAAGAGGGGGCGGAGTTTCAGCTCCTGCCACCTGGCTACCCGGGGTTCTTGGACACGAACATGAAGGCGATCGCGGAGATGTCCAAGATCGAAAGCGAGGGTAAGTCGGTCGTGCTGCGCAAGCCGCTTGGCGAGCTGGACCACGGCGGCGGCGTTCAGCTGGCACCGGACAGCAAGGAGTACAAGGCTCTCTCCGAGCTAATTCAGCGCTTCCAGCAGGCAGAGAGTTGTCCAGAGTCTGCCGCCGCTGCGAGTTTCCCCGACGTTCAGCTGCTCGGCGAACTTGGGACTTTCCGCAAGGCATCGCTGCAGCTCACCGGGCGCCTGCCTTCCGCCGACGAAATAGAAGAGCTGCGGGCGGGTGGCCTGGACGTGCTACCTGGGAAGTTGGACGCGCTGTTCGATGATCCGGCGTTCTACGACTGGCTGAAGCTCCAGTACAACGACATGTTCCTCACGGATCGGTACCTTGGCTACAACGGCTACGCGCTGAACATTCTCAACGACAACCAGTTCCCCTACGCCAGCGACGCCTACGACAACTTCACGGACGAGGAGAAAGCCAAGGCGAACCGAGCGGTCGCTCGGGAGCCCCTCGAGCTCATCGCGTACATCGTGAAGAACGATCTCCCGTTCTCGGAGATCTTGACCGCCGACTACACGATGATGAACCCGTATTCGGCGCCGATGTACAACGCGCAAGTCGAGTTCAACAACCCGACCGACGACACGGAGTTCAAGCCGGGCCATATCCAGGCCCAGTTGGAAAGCGGCATGGTGGCGTGGCCGACGGCTGGCCTCCTCACCTCACCGATGTGGCTGAACCGCTTCCCCACCACGCGCACGAACCGCAACCGGCATCGCGCCCGCATGGTGATGAAGTTCTTCCTGGCGACTGACATCCTGGCCGTCGTCAATCGTCCCATCAACGCGGACGAGACCGCAAAGTACCAGAACCCTACGCGCGACGATCCGACCTGCACTGGTTGTCACCGCCAGCTCGATCCCATCGCGGGGGCGTTCCAGAAGTTCGACGAGAACGATCAAGAGAAGTACGTGCCGGACCAGTCTTGGCATGCCGAGATGTTTCCCCCGGGATTCGGCAAAGAGGACATGGAGACGAGCGACTTCGGGAACGCGCCTGCGTGGCTCGCCGAGCGCCTAGTCAAGGATCGCCGCTTCCCGCTGTCTGCGGTACACACCATGTTCAAGGCCCTTACTGGGCACGAACCGCTGGCTTACCCGGCGGATTCCGAAGCGACGAACTTCGCCGATCAGCTCAAAGCCTGGGAGGCACAGGACGCCACGTTCCGCGCCATCGTCGACAAGTTCACCGAGAGCAATTTCAACCTGAAGACGGTGATCCGAGAGATTATCCTTAGCCCCTACTATCGGGCCACGGATGCCTCCTCGAGTGACGCCGCTCGTCAGACGCAGCTCTCGAACGTGGGCACTGCCCGTTTCGACTCGCCGGAGAGTCTGGCCGAGAAGATCACCGCCGTCACTGGCTTCCCTTGGACGCGCGGTTGGGACACGAACCAATACCTCAAGTCGGACTACAAGATTCTCTACGGCGGGATCGACTCGGACACCGTTACCCAGCGGCTCAACGCGCCCAACGGAGTCATGGCCAACGTCGTCTGGCGCATGGCGAACGAAGTATCCTGTGCTTCAAGCGCGTTCGACTTCACGCTGTCGCCAACGGACCGATACCTCTTCCCCTACGTCGAGCCGTCCCAGGCGCCGGAAACCGAGAGCGGGGACGCCGTTCCCGACGCGGTGGCTGACATCAAGAAGAACATCCAGTACCTCCACGCGCACTTCCTCGGGGAAGACCTTGCGCTCGATAACACCGAGATTCAGCAGACCTATCAGCTCTTCTACGAATCCTGGAAGGAAGGCGTCGGGAAGGTTCAAGGAGGCGACCTGGACAAGGGCCTCGAATGGCGGTGCCGCGCACGCACCGATCGGTTCACCGGCGCGGACCTGCCTGAAGGACAGCGCCTGGAACAGGACGAAAACTACGTGATTCGCGCCTGGATGGCGGTGATCACCTACCTCTTGGCGGACTACAAGTTCCTGCACGACTGA
- a CDS encoding PPOX class F420-dependent oxidoreductase has product MAQIPDNFQDLLTQKQAFANLATVMKDGTPQVTPVWVDFDGTHVLINTAAGRLKDKNMQARDQVGISISDPENPYRYLGIQGKIVGRTEEGADEHIDKMAMRYMGKEKYPFRTEGEVRVLYKIEPLKVHTMG; this is encoded by the coding sequence ATGGCTCAAATCCCCGACAACTTTCAGGACCTCCTAACTCAGAAACAGGCCTTCGCAAACCTCGCGACGGTGATGAAGGACGGCACGCCCCAGGTCACGCCGGTGTGGGTCGACTTCGATGGCACCCACGTGTTGATCAACACGGCGGCTGGTCGCTTGAAGGACAAGAACATGCAGGCGCGCGATCAGGTCGGCATTTCAATCAGCGACCCGGAGAACCCGTATCGCTACCTAGGCATCCAGGGAAAGATTGTCGGCCGAACGGAGGAAGGCGCTGACGAGCACATCGATAAGATGGCGATGCGCTACATGGGCAAAGAGAAGTACCCGTTCCGCACCGAAGGCGAGGTGCGCGTGCTGTACAAGATCGAGCCGCTCAAAGTCCACACCATGGGCTGA